One stretch of Burkholderia oklahomensis C6786 DNA includes these proteins:
- the purF gene encoding amidophosphoribosyltransferase, with protein sequence MCGIVGVISQSPVNQLVYDSLLLLQHRGQDAAGIATADGSNFHMYKANGMVRDVFRTRNMRSLPGTSGIGQVRYPTAGSASSEAEAQPFYVNAPFGIILAHNGNLTNWQQLKDEMFRIDRRHINTNSDSEVLLNVLAHELQLSTTDLELDPDSLFKAVAGVHRRAHGSYAIVSLIAGHGLLAFRDPFGIRPLCIGKLETDHGTEWMVASESVAVEGIGFEFVRDVLPGEAVFIDVDGKFHSRQCAENPSLNPCMFEYVYLARPDSCLDGVPVYNVRLRMGDYLAEKIRRELPNVPIDVVMPIPDSSRPAAMQVAEKLGVEYREGFFKNRYVGRTFIMPGQAVRKKSVRQKLNAMSIEFKDKHVLIVDDSIVRGTTSHEIVQMARDAGAKSVIFASAAPPVKFPNVYGIDMPTRGELVAHGRTDEEVAKIIGADYLIYQDVDDLRRAVRDINPSLERFEASCFDGDYITGDVTPEYLDAIERARLAPASQADRDPSGEGAARSQMNLQLSVE encoded by the coding sequence ATGTGCGGCATCGTAGGCGTTATCTCCCAGTCCCCGGTCAACCAGCTCGTCTATGACAGCTTGCTGCTGCTGCAGCATCGCGGTCAGGATGCAGCGGGCATCGCGACGGCGGACGGCAGCAATTTCCACATGTACAAGGCGAACGGCATGGTGCGCGACGTGTTCCGCACGCGCAACATGCGCAGCCTGCCCGGCACGTCCGGGATCGGCCAGGTCCGCTACCCGACGGCGGGCTCCGCGTCGAGCGAAGCCGAAGCGCAACCGTTCTACGTGAACGCGCCGTTCGGCATCATCCTCGCGCACAACGGCAACCTGACGAACTGGCAGCAGTTGAAGGACGAGATGTTCCGGATCGACCGCCGCCACATCAACACGAACTCCGACAGCGAAGTGCTGCTGAACGTGCTCGCGCACGAGCTGCAGTTGTCGACGACGGACCTCGAGCTCGATCCGGATTCGCTGTTCAAGGCGGTCGCGGGCGTGCACCGCCGCGCGCACGGCTCGTACGCGATCGTGTCGCTGATCGCGGGCCACGGCCTCCTCGCGTTCCGCGATCCGTTCGGCATCCGCCCGCTTTGCATCGGCAAGCTCGAAACCGATCACGGCACCGAATGGATGGTCGCGTCGGAGTCGGTCGCGGTCGAAGGCATCGGCTTCGAGTTCGTCCGCGACGTGCTGCCGGGCGAGGCGGTCTTCATCGACGTCGACGGCAAGTTCCACAGCCGCCAGTGCGCGGAGAACCCGAGCCTGAATCCGTGCATGTTCGAGTACGTGTACCTCGCGCGTCCGGATTCGTGCCTCGACGGCGTGCCCGTGTACAACGTCCGTCTGCGGATGGGCGACTACCTCGCCGAGAAGATCAGGCGCGAGCTGCCGAACGTGCCGATCGACGTCGTGATGCCGATTCCCGATTCGTCGCGTCCGGCGGCGATGCAGGTCGCGGAGAAGCTCGGCGTCGAATATCGCGAAGGCTTCTTCAAGAATCGCTACGTCGGCCGCACGTTCATCATGCCGGGCCAGGCGGTGCGCAAGAAGTCGGTGCGCCAGAAGCTCAACGCGATGAGCATCGAGTTCAAGGACAAGCACGTGCTGATCGTCGACGATTCGATCGTGCGCGGCACCACGTCGCACGAAATCGTGCAGATGGCGCGCGACGCGGGCGCGAAATCGGTGATCTTCGCGTCGGCGGCGCCGCCCGTGAAGTTTCCGAACGTCTACGGGATCGACATGCCGACGCGCGGCGAGCTCGTCGCGCACGGCCGCACCGACGAGGAAGTCGCGAAGATCATCGGCGCCGATTACCTGATCTATCAGGACGTCGACGATCTGCGCCGCGCGGTGCGCGACATCAACCCGTCGCTCGAGCGCTTCGAGGCGTCGTGCTTCGACGGCGACTACATCACGGGCGACGTCACGCCCGAGTATCTCGACGCGATCGAGCGCGCGCGTCTCGCGCCCGCGTCGCAGGCGGATCGCGATCCGAGCGGCGAAGGCGCCGCGCGCTCGCAGATGAACCTGCAGCTGTCGGTCGAGTGA
- a CDS encoding O-succinylhomoserine sulfhydrylase: MSGLFAGLRIRRAARMAAMRLKTDERNMDDSLNFDTLAVRSGTLRSEFNEHSEAIFLTSSFCYASAAEAAERFKHSEDYYTYSRFTNPTVTMFQDRLAALEGGEACIATASGMAAIMSVVMAALSAGDHLVSSRSLFGSTLGLFGQIFAKFGITTTFVDPADLDAWRAAVRPETKMFFLETPSNPMTELADIEAIGKIAKEANALFVVDNCFCSPVLQQPLKLGADVVMHSATKFLDGQGRVLGGALVGSKAFIMEKVFPFVRTAGPTLSAFNAWVLLKGMETLSLRVNKQSDNALEIARWLEAHPAVKRVFYPGLESHPQYALAKRQQKSGGSVVSFELKGDTPEQQRANAWRVIDGTKIVSITANLGDTRTTITHPATTTHSRITPEARDAAGITEGLIRLAVGLEDPADIRGDLARGLAG, from the coding sequence ATGAGCGGGCTTTTTGCTGGTCTGCGCATTCGCCGCGCGGCGCGCATGGCGGCGATGCGCTTGAAAACGGATGAACGGAACATGGACGACTCTCTCAACTTCGACACGCTCGCCGTCCGCTCGGGCACGCTGCGCAGCGAATTCAACGAGCACTCGGAAGCGATCTTCCTGACGTCGAGCTTCTGCTATGCGAGCGCGGCCGAGGCGGCCGAGCGCTTCAAGCATTCGGAAGACTATTACACGTACTCGCGCTTCACGAACCCGACCGTCACGATGTTTCAGGATCGCCTCGCGGCGCTCGAAGGCGGCGAGGCGTGCATCGCGACCGCGTCCGGGATGGCGGCGATCATGTCGGTCGTGATGGCCGCGCTCTCGGCGGGCGACCACCTCGTCAGCTCGCGCAGCCTGTTCGGCTCGACGCTCGGGCTGTTCGGGCAGATCTTCGCGAAGTTCGGCATCACGACGACGTTCGTCGATCCGGCCGATCTCGACGCATGGCGCGCCGCCGTGCGTCCCGAGACGAAGATGTTCTTCCTCGAGACGCCGTCGAATCCGATGACCGAGCTCGCCGACATCGAGGCGATCGGCAAGATCGCGAAGGAAGCGAACGCGCTCTTCGTCGTCGACAACTGTTTCTGCAGCCCGGTGCTGCAGCAGCCGCTCAAGCTCGGCGCGGACGTCGTGATGCATTCGGCGACCAAGTTCCTCGACGGCCAGGGCCGCGTGCTGGGCGGCGCGCTCGTCGGCTCGAAGGCGTTCATCATGGAGAAGGTGTTCCCGTTCGTGCGCACCGCGGGGCCGACGCTGTCCGCGTTCAACGCGTGGGTGCTGCTCAAGGGGATGGAGACGCTGTCGCTGCGCGTGAACAAGCAGTCGGACAATGCGCTCGAGATCGCCCGCTGGCTCGAAGCGCATCCGGCCGTCAAGCGCGTGTTCTATCCGGGGCTCGAATCGCATCCGCAATACGCGCTCGCGAAGCGTCAGCAGAAGTCGGGCGGCTCGGTCGTGTCGTTCGAGCTGAAGGGCGACACGCCGGAACAGCAGCGCGCGAACGCATGGCGCGTGATCGACGGCACGAAGATCGTGTCGATCACCGCGAACCTAGGCGACACGCGCACGACGATCACCCACCCGGCGACGACGACGCACAGCCGGATCACGCCGGAAGCGCGCGACGCGGCGGGGATCACCGAAGGGCTGATCCGGCTCGCGGTCGGGCTCGAGGATCCGGCGGACATCCGCGGCGATCTCGCGCGCGGGCTCGCCGGCTGA
- a CDS encoding cupin domain-containing protein has product MFQAGTGINFEAALRGVTEYWSPRIVGRVNDQYVKVAKLKGEFTWHKHADEDEMFYVVYGSLRIQFEDRDVVLNAGDFCIVPKNTMHNPVAEDECGIALIETVTTLHTGDTPSPRAKGIDAQLAG; this is encoded by the coding sequence ATGTTCCAGGCAGGCACCGGCATCAACTTCGAAGCGGCGTTGCGCGGCGTGACCGAATACTGGTCACCGCGCATCGTCGGACGCGTGAACGACCAGTACGTGAAGGTCGCGAAGCTGAAGGGCGAGTTCACGTGGCACAAGCACGCCGACGAGGACGAGATGTTCTACGTCGTCTACGGCAGCTTGCGGATCCAGTTCGAGGATCGCGACGTCGTGCTGAACGCGGGCGACTTCTGCATCGTGCCGAAGAACACGATGCACAACCCGGTCGCCGAGGACGAGTGCGGGATCGCGCTGATCGAGACCGTCACGACGCTGCACACGGGCGATACGCCGTCGCCGCGCGCGAAGGGCATCGACGCTCAGCTCGCCGGCTGA
- a CDS encoding NAD-dependent epimerase/dehydratase family protein — protein sequence MRPSEPGARRALVTGIAGFTGRHLAERLEAAGYDVWGTVAPDTDVSGDPLLRRRQCLKADLLDVDSLHAAVADARPHAVVHLAARAHVAHGNPQDTYLVNVVGTRNLLASLAGLDARPDAVLLASSANVYGNVPSAMLDETTPPQPANDYAVSKLAMEYMAKLWLDRLPIVIARPFNYTGVGQSEAYLLPKLVAHYARGEPRISLGNLDVSRDFSDVRDVVDAYVRLVDAAPAGETFNVCAERGHALKEVLAMLARIAGYVIDVSVDPRFVRENEVKKLVGSRQKLRGVIGDARRTPLDETLRWMYDDMRAAFGAREGQPAS from the coding sequence ATGAGACCTTCTGAACCCGGCGCGCGGCGCGCGCTCGTCACCGGCATCGCGGGCTTCACCGGACGCCACCTCGCCGAGCGTCTCGAGGCGGCGGGCTACGACGTGTGGGGCACGGTCGCGCCCGACACCGACGTGTCCGGCGATCCGCTGCTGCGGCGCCGGCAATGTCTGAAGGCGGATTTGCTCGACGTCGACTCTCTGCACGCGGCGGTCGCCGACGCGCGGCCGCACGCGGTCGTGCACCTCGCGGCGCGCGCGCACGTCGCGCACGGCAATCCGCAGGACACGTACCTCGTCAACGTGGTCGGCACGCGCAACCTGCTCGCGTCGCTCGCGGGCCTCGACGCGCGCCCGGACGCGGTGCTGCTCGCGAGCAGCGCGAACGTCTACGGCAACGTGCCGAGCGCAATGCTCGACGAAACGACGCCGCCGCAGCCGGCGAACGATTACGCGGTCAGCAAGCTCGCGATGGAATACATGGCGAAGCTCTGGCTCGACCGCTTGCCGATCGTGATCGCGCGGCCGTTCAACTACACGGGCGTCGGCCAGAGCGAAGCGTACCTGTTGCCGAAGCTCGTCGCGCACTACGCGCGCGGCGAGCCGCGGATCTCGCTCGGCAATCTCGACGTGAGCCGCGATTTCTCCGACGTGCGCGACGTCGTCGACGCCTACGTGCGGCTCGTCGACGCCGCGCCGGCGGGCGAGACGTTCAACGTGTGCGCGGAGCGCGGCCATGCGTTGAAGGAAGTGCTGGCGATGCTCGCGCGGATCGCGGGCTACGTGATCGACGTCAGCGTCGATCCGCGCTTCGTGCGCGAGAACGAAGTGAAGAAGCTGGTCGGCTCGCGGCAGAAGCTGCGCGGCGTGATCGGCGACGCGCGCCGCACGCCGCTCGACGAGACGCTGCGCTGGATGTACGACGACATGCGCGCCGCGTTCGGCGCGCGCGAAGGTCAGCCGGCGAGCTGA
- the gmd gene encoding GDP-mannose 4,6-dehydratase — MTQARKAIITGITGQDGAYLTKLLLDKGYEVVGTYRRTSSVNFWRIAELGVDRHPNLTLVEHDLTDLGSSLRLIERAQPDELYNLAAQSFVGVSFDQPATTADVTGLGALNLLEAIRIVNPKTRYYQASTSEMFGKVQAIPQVESTPFYPRSPYGVAKLFAHWTTVNYRESYGIFGSSGILFNHESPLRGREFVTRKITDTVAKIKLGNANRLELGNMDAKRDWGFALEYVEGMWRMLQADEPDTYVLATNRTETVRDFVRMAFAAAGYQLEWSGKAEDERGIDTATGNVLVSVNPKFYRPAEVDLLIGCADKAKEKLGWTPKTTLEALCRMMVEADITRNRHHETF, encoded by the coding sequence ATGACCCAAGCACGCAAGGCGATCATCACCGGGATAACGGGCCAAGACGGCGCTTATCTGACGAAGCTGCTGCTCGACAAAGGCTACGAGGTCGTCGGCACGTATCGCCGCACGAGCTCGGTGAACTTCTGGCGCATCGCCGAACTGGGCGTCGACCGGCATCCGAACCTGACGCTCGTCGAGCACGATCTGACCGACCTCGGATCCAGCCTGCGCCTCATCGAACGCGCGCAGCCGGACGAGCTGTACAACCTCGCCGCGCAAAGCTTCGTCGGCGTGTCGTTCGATCAGCCTGCGACGACGGCCGACGTCACGGGCCTCGGCGCGCTGAACCTGCTCGAGGCGATCCGCATCGTGAACCCGAAGACGCGCTACTACCAGGCATCGACGTCGGAGATGTTCGGCAAGGTGCAGGCGATCCCGCAGGTCGAGAGCACGCCGTTCTATCCGCGCAGCCCGTACGGCGTCGCGAAGCTGTTCGCGCACTGGACGACGGTCAACTATCGCGAGTCGTACGGGATCTTCGGCTCGAGCGGGATCCTGTTCAATCACGAATCGCCGCTGCGCGGCCGCGAATTCGTCACGCGCAAGATCACCGACACCGTCGCGAAGATCAAGCTCGGCAACGCGAACCGGCTCGAGCTCGGCAACATGGATGCGAAGCGCGACTGGGGCTTCGCGCTCGAGTATGTCGAAGGGATGTGGCGAATGCTGCAGGCGGACGAACCCGATACCTACGTGCTCGCGACGAACCGCACCGAGACGGTCCGCGATTTCGTGCGGATGGCGTTCGCCGCGGCCGGCTACCAGCTCGAATGGAGCGGCAAGGCTGAAGACGAGCGCGGCATCGACACGGCGACGGGCAACGTGCTCGTGTCGGTGAATCCGAAGTTCTACCGCCCCGCCGAAGTCGATCTGCTGATCGGCTGCGCGGACAAGGCGAAGGAGAAGCTCGGCTGGACGCCGAAGACGACGCTCGAAGCGCTGTGCCGGATGATGGTCGAAGCCGACATCACGCGAAACCGCCACCATGAGACCTTCTGA
- a CDS encoding acyltransferase family protein produces the protein MTRDTLVAPPAHAGRIVQLDGLRAFAVLAVFFQHALKAPLWIGVDLFFVLSGLLITGILLERKSRGQSYFGYFYARRVRRILPPYLLLLVVSSILFGAEWAKHWPWYAFFSTNIGLSLGSIGHESLNVLWSLAVEEQFYIFWPFVVLLCPERALAWVAAALIVAAPLLRAVATPWFDSFWPIYYLTPFRMDLLAAGALLAVVLRRDRRALEPYYGAAIALACAALAALAWLHLSYPRFRAANTPLSNATLYSLSLVLCTSIVVIALRGRGLVQRVLTNPALVYIGTVSYTIYLVHLSVLYALWPLHLNRYPTAALAFGITLAYATASWYGFERRLTRGAPRQALAGAARASA, from the coding sequence ATGACTCGCGATACGCTCGTTGCCCCGCCCGCCCACGCCGGCCGCATCGTCCAGCTCGACGGCCTGCGCGCGTTCGCCGTGCTCGCGGTGTTCTTCCAGCATGCGCTGAAGGCCCCGCTGTGGATCGGCGTCGATCTCTTCTTCGTCCTGAGCGGCCTTCTCATCACCGGCATCCTGCTCGAACGCAAGTCGCGCGGCCAGTCGTACTTCGGCTACTTCTACGCGCGCCGGGTACGCCGCATCCTGCCGCCGTATCTGCTGCTGCTCGTCGTCTCGTCGATCCTGTTCGGCGCCGAATGGGCGAAGCACTGGCCGTGGTACGCGTTCTTCTCGACGAACATCGGGCTGTCGCTCGGCAGCATCGGGCACGAGAGCCTGAACGTGCTGTGGTCGCTCGCCGTCGAGGAGCAGTTCTACATCTTCTGGCCGTTCGTCGTGCTGCTCTGCCCGGAGCGCGCGCTCGCATGGGTCGCGGCCGCGCTGATCGTCGCGGCGCCGCTGCTGCGCGCGGTCGCGACGCCGTGGTTCGATTCGTTCTGGCCGATCTACTACCTGACGCCGTTCCGGATGGACCTGCTCGCCGCGGGCGCGTTGCTCGCGGTCGTGCTGCGCCGCGACCGGCGCGCGCTCGAGCCGTACTACGGCGCGGCGATCGCGCTTGCATGCGCGGCGCTCGCGGCGCTCGCGTGGCTGCACCTGTCGTATCCGCGCTTCCGCGCGGCGAACACGCCGCTCTCCAACGCGACGCTCTACAGCCTCTCGCTCGTGCTCTGCACGTCGATCGTCGTGATCGCGCTGCGCGGCCGCGGCCTCGTGCAGCGCGTGCTGACGAATCCGGCGCTCGTCTACATCGGCACCGTCAGCTACACGATCTATCTCGTCCATCTGAGCGTGCTGTACGCGCTCTGGCCGCTGCACCTGAACCGCTATCCGACGGCGGCGCTCGCGTTCGGCATCACGCTCGCGTATGCGACCGCGAGCTGGTACGGCTTCGAGCGGCGCCTGACGCGCGGCGCGCCCCGGCAAGCGCTCGCGGGCGCCGCGCGCGCATCCGCATGA
- a CDS encoding flippase, translated as MDKGILKNVAINFFGLILPTFVSLVTVPAYIKALGVERYGVVSLVWTLIGYFGILDLGMSMAAQNHISKALASGDAKESAHVFWSAFWLNLATGIAGGLLIYFGAFMYTAYFTKVSAELQHEVYLALPWLALAIPLANVSWVFAGAINGAERFGVFNTNQTIGTFLFQLLPLFAAWLVAPTLQVVLAAAVGARFIAAVMLGSASMKVLGIRRIEPPQLGTAKGLFNFGGWMLIASTTSMIADTLDRVMLGAGLGAKYVTYYTVPQNLVTRLNMLPNALVRTLFPRLSAVGRDHADTLVKQSLEFLNGVFTPVAIVAVFALGPFLTLWIGKDLAELSAPVGRVLVISVWLVGQASVTRILIQSQVNPARAAAAGLVQMPFFVGALWLGIHHFGLIGAAVVVAARALVDYGVLLYLSAIRMRAIALDMFAHLAFLLASLYFAHALPGGLAAAVAGCAVAVALNVGWSITMTPGMRALARSVLVRLNPRKSV; from the coding sequence ATGGATAAAGGCATTCTGAAGAACGTCGCGATCAATTTCTTCGGCTTGATCCTGCCGACCTTCGTGTCGCTCGTGACGGTGCCCGCGTACATCAAGGCGCTCGGCGTCGAGCGCTACGGCGTCGTGAGCCTCGTGTGGACGCTGATCGGCTATTTCGGGATCCTCGATCTCGGGATGAGCATGGCCGCGCAGAACCACATCTCGAAGGCGCTCGCGAGCGGCGACGCGAAAGAGAGCGCGCACGTGTTCTGGAGCGCGTTCTGGCTCAACCTCGCGACCGGGATCGCGGGCGGGCTCCTGATCTACTTCGGCGCGTTCATGTACACCGCGTACTTCACGAAGGTGTCGGCCGAGCTGCAGCACGAGGTGTATCTCGCGCTGCCGTGGCTCGCGCTCGCGATTCCGCTCGCGAACGTGTCGTGGGTGTTTGCCGGCGCGATCAACGGCGCCGAGCGTTTCGGCGTGTTCAACACGAACCAGACGATCGGCACGTTCCTGTTCCAGCTCTTGCCGCTGTTCGCCGCGTGGCTCGTCGCGCCGACGCTGCAGGTCGTGCTCGCCGCCGCGGTCGGCGCGCGCTTCATCGCCGCGGTGATGCTCGGCTCGGCGAGCATGAAAGTGCTCGGCATCCGCAGGATCGAGCCGCCGCAGCTCGGCACCGCGAAGGGGCTCTTCAACTTCGGCGGCTGGATGCTGATCGCGAGCACGACGAGCATGATCGCCGACACGCTCGACCGCGTGATGCTGGGCGCCGGGCTCGGCGCGAAGTACGTCACGTATTACACGGTGCCGCAGAACCTCGTCACGCGCTTGAACATGCTGCCGAACGCGCTCGTGCGCACGCTGTTCCCGCGGCTGTCGGCGGTCGGCCGCGACCACGCGGACACGCTCGTCAAGCAGTCGCTCGAATTCCTGAACGGCGTGTTCACGCCGGTCGCGATCGTCGCGGTCTTCGCGCTCGGGCCGTTCCTCACGCTGTGGATCGGCAAGGATCTCGCCGAGCTGTCGGCGCCCGTCGGCCGCGTGCTCGTGATCAGCGTGTGGCTCGTCGGACAGGCGAGCGTCACGCGCATCCTGATCCAGTCGCAGGTCAACCCGGCGCGCGCCGCCGCCGCGGGCCTCGTGCAGATGCCGTTCTTCGTCGGCGCGCTGTGGCTCGGCATCCACCATTTCGGGCTGATCGGCGCGGCCGTCGTCGTCGCCGCGCGCGCGCTCGTCGATTACGGCGTGCTGCTGTATCTGTCCGCGATCCGGATGCGCGCGATCGCGCTCGACATGTTCGCGCACCTCGCATTCCTGCTTGCGAGCCTTTACTTCGCGCACGCGCTGCCAGGCGGCCTCGCCGCCGCGGTCGCCGGATGCGCGGTCGCGGTCGCGCTGAACGTCGGCTGGTCGATCACGATGACGCCCGGCATGCGCGCACTCGCGCGCAGCGTGCTCGTGCGCCTGAACCCGAGGAAGAGCGTATGA
- a CDS encoding glycosyltransferase family 4 protein → MNRDLAEHPLQRAATFQDVERAARDARVADAPPPPLRARDAARPLRVAIVHDWLVTYAGAERVLEQIVACFPDADLFGLVDFLDDRTFLRGKPVTTSFIQKLPYARTKYRSYLPLMPLAIEQLDVSAYDLVISSSHAVAKGILTGPDQVHVSYVHSPIRYAWDLQHQYLEQSQLTRGVKSAVARLILHYIRNWDVRTSNSVDRFVANSAFIARRIHKVYQRDAAVVFPPVDVDAFTLSTHKEDFYLTASRMVPYKKIDLIVEAFAQMPERRLVVIGDGPDMRKIRAKAAPNVEIMGYQPFSVLQDRMRRAKAFVFAAEEDFGISVVEAQACGTPVIAFGKGGALETVRDAASHERPTGVFFDEQSARAIVDAVDAFERAPDRFKPEDCRANAERFSAAHFRRRFVAQIDALLPNAQARAMRAGAARPASGTSLAASGLRALVLDQSGVLGGAELSLLEIMKHLRDSADVVLFDDGPFRAALDEAGVHVDVVGQRALAGVHKQGGVSLRAAGSLLALVREVARRARDADVIYANTQRAMVVGALAGRLARKPVVWHLRDIVSEAHFGSKQRLAIKHCARLGVTRVIANSDASAQAFLALTDFDRRAVQVVFNGISAEPFVALEPVRQAALRVRFGLPADAWIVGSFSRLAHWKGQHVLLEAARLYPDMHVALVGAPLFGEDEYAAELRGYVALHGLGERVHFLGFQRDVAACMKAVDVVAHTSITPEPFGRVIVEGMLAKRPVVAARAGGVVEIIDDDVNGLLCGPGDAHALADALAALRTDAVLCERLVANGHDTAVSRFGTRTYVEQVERILAETARRR, encoded by the coding sequence ATGAATCGCGATCTTGCAGAACACCCGTTGCAGCGCGCCGCGACGTTTCAGGACGTCGAGCGCGCCGCGCGCGACGCGCGCGTCGCCGATGCGCCGCCGCCCCCGCTGCGCGCGCGCGACGCGGCGCGGCCGCTGCGCGTCGCGATCGTCCACGACTGGCTCGTCACCTATGCGGGCGCCGAGCGCGTGCTCGAGCAGATCGTCGCGTGCTTTCCGGACGCGGATCTGTTCGGCCTCGTCGATTTCCTCGACGATCGCACGTTCCTGCGCGGCAAGCCGGTCACGACGTCGTTCATCCAGAAGCTGCCGTACGCGCGCACGAAGTACCGCAGCTATCTGCCGCTGATGCCGCTCGCGATCGAGCAGCTCGACGTGTCCGCGTACGACCTCGTCATTTCGAGCAGCCACGCGGTCGCGAAGGGCATTCTCACCGGGCCGGACCAGGTGCACGTGAGCTACGTGCATTCGCCGATCCGCTACGCGTGGGACCTCCAGCATCAGTACCTCGAACAATCGCAGTTGACGCGCGGCGTCAAATCCGCGGTCGCGCGGCTGATCCTGCATTACATCCGCAACTGGGACGTGCGCACGTCGAATTCGGTCGACCGCTTCGTCGCGAACTCGGCGTTCATCGCGCGGCGCATCCACAAGGTCTATCAGCGCGACGCGGCGGTCGTGTTTCCGCCCGTCGACGTCGACGCGTTCACGCTGTCGACGCACAAGGAAGACTTCTACCTGACCGCGTCGCGGATGGTGCCGTACAAGAAGATCGACCTGATCGTCGAAGCGTTCGCGCAGATGCCCGAGCGGCGGCTCGTCGTGATCGGCGACGGCCCGGACATGCGGAAGATCCGCGCGAAGGCCGCGCCGAACGTCGAGATCATGGGCTATCAGCCGTTCTCGGTGCTGCAGGACCGGATGCGCCGCGCGAAGGCGTTCGTGTTCGCGGCGGAGGAGGATTTCGGGATCTCGGTCGTCGAGGCGCAGGCGTGCGGCACGCCCGTCATCGCGTTCGGCAAGGGCGGCGCGCTCGAGACGGTGCGCGACGCGGCGTCGCACGAGCGGCCGACCGGCGTGTTCTTCGACGAGCAGAGCGCGCGCGCGATCGTCGACGCGGTCGACGCCTTCGAGCGTGCGCCGGACCGCTTCAAGCCGGAGGACTGCCGCGCGAACGCCGAGCGGTTTTCCGCCGCGCATTTCCGGCGGCGCTTCGTCGCGCAGATCGATGCACTGCTGCCGAACGCGCAGGCGCGCGCGATGCGCGCGGGCGCGGCGCGGCCGGCCAGCGGCACGTCGCTCGCGGCGAGCGGCCTGAGGGCGCTCGTGCTCGACCAGAGCGGCGTGCTCGGCGGCGCCGAGCTGTCGCTGCTCGAAATCATGAAGCATCTGCGCGATTCGGCCGACGTCGTGCTGTTCGACGACGGTCCGTTCCGCGCGGCGCTCGACGAGGCGGGCGTGCATGTCGACGTCGTCGGCCAGCGCGCGCTCGCGGGCGTCCACAAGCAGGGCGGCGTGTCGCTGCGCGCGGCGGGCAGCCTGCTCGCGCTCGTGCGGGAAGTCGCGCGGCGCGCGCGCGACGCCGACGTGATCTACGCGAACACGCAGCGCGCGATGGTGGTCGGCGCGCTCGCCGGGCGGCTCGCGCGCAAGCCGGTCGTCTGGCATCTGCGCGACATCGTCAGCGAAGCGCATTTCGGTTCGAAGCAGCGCCTGGCGATCAAGCATTGCGCGCGGCTCGGCGTGACGCGCGTGATCGCGAACTCGGACGCGTCCGCGCAGGCGTTCCTCGCGCTGACGGACTTCGATCGCCGCGCGGTGCAGGTCGTCTTCAACGGGATCTCGGCCGAGCCGTTCGTCGCGCTGGAACCGGTCCGCCAGGCCGCGCTGCGCGTGCGCTTCGGCTTGCCGGCCGATGCGTGGATCGTCGGCTCGTTCAGCCGGCTCGCGCACTGGAAGGGGCAGCACGTGCTGCTCGAGGCGGCGCGGCTCTATCCGGACATGCACGTCGCGCTCGTCGGCGCGCCGCTCTTCGGCGAGGACGAATACGCGGCCGAGCTGCGCGGCTACGTCGCGCTGCACGGGCTCGGCGAGCGTGTGCATTTCCTCGGCTTCCAGCGCGACGTCGCCGCGTGCATGAAGGCGGTCGACGTCGTCGCGCACACGTCGATCACGCCGGAGCCGTTCGGCCGCGTGATCGTCGAAGGGATGCTTGCGAAGCGGCCGGTCGTCGCGGCGCGCGCGGGCGGCGTCGTCGAGATCATCGACGACGACGTGAACGGCCTCCTCTGCGGACCCGGCGACGCCCATGCGCTCGCCGACGCGCTCGCCGCGCTGCGGACCGATGCGGTCCTGTGCGAGCGGCTCGTCGCGAACGGCCACGACACCGCGGTGAGCCGCTTCGGCACGCGGACTTACGTCGAGCAGGTCGAGCGGATTCTCGCCGAGACCGCGCGGCGGCGGTGA